In Streptomyces capitiformicae, one genomic interval encodes:
- a CDS encoding transposase family protein, with the protein MRWLRVTQFQRLLKVVRERGGNGTLRGRPWSLPLTERVLVVAVYYRTNLTMRQLGPLFGVSSSAVCRIIQRLGPLLALEPVDRPDDDPDRLWIVDGTLVPVRDRSVGASSRSYRFSANVQVIVDTDTRLVVAAAGAPTQKIYARWCRHMCGITCLRMVLLHRDGHAPSMFELLNGACRYGAYVKQDDGTIKGLIYAPFVEYVADTHRLPGEVHGELDLDGLVDLLGAGRMVMVSVSKEIRRPDIAPERRGGHLVLAIGRRDGQIILRNPSGHTPEALAPTMPLDRFGAFFGGRCLSLDPRSTVRRRTALTAASRPGASQPST; encoded by the coding sequence GTGCGCTGGCTGCGAGTGACGCAGTTTCAGCGTCTCTTAAAGGTAGTGCGGGAGCGCGGCGGCAACGGCACCCTGCGAGGCCGGCCGTGGTCGCTGCCGCTGACCGAGCGAGTGCTGGTGGTCGCGGTGTACTACCGCACCAACCTCACCATGCGGCAGCTCGGCCCTCTGTTCGGCGTCTCCTCCTCCGCCGTGTGCCGGATCATCCAACGGCTGGGGCCGCTGCTTGCGCTCGAGCCTGTCGACCGTCCAGACGATGATCCCGATCGGCTGTGGATCGTGGACGGCACCCTGGTCCCGGTCCGCGACCGGAGCGTGGGCGCGTCCTCGCGTAGTTACAGGTTCTCGGCGAACGTGCAGGTCATCGTGGACACCGACACCCGACTGGTGGTGGCCGCGGCCGGTGCGCCGACCCAGAAGATATACGCGCGCTGGTGCCGGCACATGTGCGGCATCACCTGCCTGCGCATGGTGCTCCTGCACCGTGACGGCCACGCGCCGAGCATGTTCGAGCTCCTCAACGGCGCCTGCCGTTACGGCGCGTACGTCAAGCAGGATGACGGCACGATCAAGGGCCTGATCTATGCGCCGTTCGTCGAGTACGTGGCGGACACACACCGGCTTCCCGGCGAAGTGCACGGGGAACTCGACCTGGACGGTCTCGTCGACCTCCTGGGCGCCGGCCGGATGGTGATGGTCTCGGTCTCCAAGGAGATCCGCCGCCCGGACATCGCCCCGGAGCGACGTGGCGGGCACCTCGTTCTGGCCATCGGCCGCCGAGACGGGCAGATCATCCTCCGCAACCCGAGCGGACACACCCCCGAGGCCCTTGCGCCCACCATGCCTCTGGACCGCTTCGGCGCATTCTTCGGCGGCCGGTGCCTCTCACTCGACCCTCGCAGCACCGTACGGCGCAGGACTGCCCTGACGGCCGCCTCCCGCCCGGGAGCGTCGCAACCATCCACCTGA
- a CDS encoding MFS transporter encodes MSETRTADTYAPGAPHPLRWLALGLLGLAQLMLILDLTVVAIALPHMEADLDLGRAAVTWVVSGYALTFGSLMLLGGRATDLFGAKGVALAGLTVFTVASLTAGLATSAPMLLTSRVAQGVGAAMLSPAALSVVVRLFDGDERNRALGVWSALGGGGAALGVLLGGVITAGPGWTWVFFINVPVGLVILVALIRILPDLPKVASGSLDVPGAALVAAATGALIYALIRAGDHGWLNGVSLALLAVSVVLYAAFAAWQRRASAPLMDLGLVGRRPVVAGTFVITVTTALMVAVFFLGSFYLQNQENHGALAAGLLFLPVALLTMACATVAGRLIGRLGARAMAAVALVIAAAGFLMPVFWAGTVAMVAGVSVSSAGLGALFVVASATALSSVAPHEAGVTSGVVSTFHEFGAAAGAAAVSSAAAASIAGSSSASGFDDAFLVAMGVAAVSALVSMWLIPPKGE; translated from the coding sequence ATGAGCGAGACGAGAACCGCAGACACATACGCACCGGGAGCGCCCCACCCTCTCCGCTGGCTCGCCCTGGGCCTGCTGGGGCTGGCCCAGCTCATGCTGATCCTCGACCTCACCGTGGTCGCCATTGCGCTCCCCCATATGGAGGCCGACCTGGATCTGGGCCGCGCCGCCGTGACCTGGGTGGTCAGCGGATACGCACTCACCTTCGGCAGCCTGATGCTGCTCGGCGGCCGGGCGACCGACCTGTTCGGCGCCAAGGGGGTGGCCCTGGCCGGGCTCACGGTCTTCACCGTGGCCTCCCTCACGGCCGGACTCGCGACCAGTGCGCCCATGCTGCTCACCTCCCGAGTCGCCCAAGGCGTCGGCGCGGCGATGCTGTCGCCCGCGGCCCTGTCCGTGGTGGTGCGGCTCTTCGACGGCGACGAGCGCAACCGGGCGCTCGGGGTCTGGTCGGCGCTCGGCGGCGGGGGCGCCGCCCTCGGCGTGCTGCTGGGCGGGGTCATCACGGCCGGGCCGGGCTGGACCTGGGTGTTCTTCATCAACGTCCCCGTCGGCCTGGTCATCCTCGTCGCGCTCATCCGGATCCTGCCGGACCTCCCCAAGGTGGCCTCCGGCTCCCTTGACGTGCCCGGCGCGGCCCTGGTCGCTGCGGCGACCGGCGCCCTGATCTACGCCCTGATCCGAGCCGGTGACCACGGCTGGCTCAACGGCGTCTCCCTCGCCCTGCTCGCCGTCTCCGTCGTGCTCTACGCGGCTTTCGCGGCGTGGCAGCGCCGGGCGTCGGCGCCCCTGATGGACCTCGGACTGGTCGGCCGCCGCCCAGTGGTGGCGGGCACCTTCGTGATCACCGTGACCACGGCCCTGATGGTGGCCGTCTTCTTCCTCGGCTCCTTCTACCTCCAGAACCAGGAGAACCACGGCGCCCTGGCGGCCGGTCTGCTGTTCCTGCCCGTGGCGCTGCTGACCATGGCCTGCGCCACCGTCGCCGGCCGCCTGATCGGCCGTCTGGGAGCCCGGGCCATGGCCGCGGTGGCGCTGGTGATCGCGGCCGCCGGCTTCCTCATGCCGGTGTTCTGGGCCGGCACCGTCGCCATGGTCGCCGGGGTCAGCGTCTCCTCGGCCGGACTGGGCGCCCTGTTCGTGGTCGCCTCGGCCACGGCGCTGAGCAGCGTCGCCCCGCACGAAGCAGGCGTGACCTCCGGAGTCGTCAGCACCTTCCACGAGTTCGGCGCTGCGGCCGGGGCCGCAGCCGTTTCCAGTGCCGCCGCCGCGAGCATCGCCGGCAGCAGCTCGGCGTCCGGCTTCGACGACGCGTTCCTCGTGGCCATGGGCGTCGCCGCGGTCTCCGCACTCGTCTCGATGTGGCTGATCCCGCCGAAGGGCGAGTAG
- a CDS encoding TetR/AcrR family transcriptional regulator: protein MSTRSTAKRADALRSIDAIVQAATECLGHNPDASLSEIASAAGVGRVTLYSHFASRAEVVDAALTRAIDQGNAALDAVDLTGDPQLALARLVDESWHLVDQARALLVAAQRELPPGRIRELHNGPAARVETLITRGRAEGAFRTDLPIPWLITVLHSIMKGAADEVRTGNLTPDRAAAHITATVLAAFTPPGKQVPEPDGER from the coding sequence ATGAGCACGAGAAGCACCGCCAAACGCGCGGACGCCCTCCGGAGCATCGACGCGATCGTCCAGGCCGCCACCGAATGCCTGGGTCACAACCCGGACGCGAGCCTCAGTGAGATCGCCTCTGCCGCGGGCGTGGGCCGGGTGACGTTGTACTCCCACTTCGCCTCGCGCGCCGAGGTCGTCGACGCCGCGCTGACCCGGGCCATCGACCAGGGCAACGCGGCGCTGGACGCCGTCGACCTGACCGGCGATCCGCAGCTGGCCCTCGCGCGCCTCGTCGACGAGAGCTGGCACCTGGTGGACCAGGCGCGCGCCCTGCTCGTCGCCGCCCAGCGGGAACTCCCCCCGGGCCGCATCCGCGAGCTGCACAACGGCCCGGCCGCCCGGGTCGAGACCCTGATCACCCGCGGTCGCGCCGAAGGCGCCTTCCGGACCGACCTGCCGATCCCGTGGCTCATCACCGTCCTGCACTCGATCATGAAGGGCGCGGCCGACGAGGTCCGCACCGGCAACCTCACCCCCGACCGCGCCGCCGCCCACATCACCGCCACGGTGCTCGCCGCCTTCACACCGCCGGGGAAGCAGGTCCCGGAGCCCGACGGGGAGAGGTGA
- a CDS encoding pyridoxamine 5'-phosphate oxidase family protein, with protein MAIEASLTDRTARLLNEARYLNLATTWDGTPWVATLEYVWFPGPLRLVFGSTTGSRHSRDIDREPRVSGSLFVTAGAAGVAIAPVDGAQFTGLCSEIGPDLLEEYYTPFYETVFPDAEQRAQWQLPRELLRPPAAHRLYVVTVERWWLIDTRTWADDRIDRRIELPLDATTQTRLSTRPSSNPLTR; from the coding sequence ATGGCGATCGAAGCGAGCCTGACCGACCGGACGGCGCGGCTGCTGAACGAGGCCCGGTATCTGAACCTGGCCACCACCTGGGACGGAACCCCCTGGGTGGCCACCCTGGAGTACGTCTGGTTCCCCGGTCCGCTGCGCCTCGTCTTCGGCTCGACCACCGGATCCCGACACAGCCGTGACATCGACCGCGAGCCCCGCGTGAGCGGTTCGCTGTTCGTCACGGCGGGCGCGGCCGGAGTGGCCATCGCGCCCGTCGACGGGGCTCAGTTCACCGGCCTGTGCTCCGAAATCGGCCCCGACCTGCTGGAGGAGTACTACACGCCGTTCTACGAGACGGTGTTCCCCGACGCCGAACAGCGTGCGCAGTGGCAGTTGCCGCGAGAACTGCTGCGACCGCCCGCCGCGCACCGGCTCTACGTGGTCACCGTCGAGCGCTGGTGGCTGATCGACACCCGCACATGGGCCGACGACCGCATCGACCGCCGTATCGAGTTGCCTCTCGACGCGACGACACAGACCCGGCTGTCCACCCGTCCGAGCAGCAACCCCCTGACGCGCTGA
- a CDS encoding cytochrome P450 family protein, with translation MIHFSAVPTETIESTGGRCMYAQVERLRASGPAVAVQLPEGVGAWSVSRGDVVRRLLTHPGVSRDLKKTVPSYQPGSVPWLSPWVDLDSMATTDGREHTRLRKLITPAFSPRRVEMLRPHIEADVAMLLDALAAHPGDEPVDLHQEFSYCVPTQVICDLFGIPDDQRPEVLRVFRAVARTDLTEEESIALYHDLEAAMHLLIGTKRRTPGEDLTSFLINAREEGEESLDEHELVSTLLLMIGGGSQTTINLLDHTIRELLVRPDQLALLKADPARWDDAIEESLRVHCPVMHLPMRWAAEDIDLGEGVVIRAGDAILICYGAHGRDPQVHDDPATFDIDREDKEHLAFGLGPHFCPGSRLARLEARIALPALFDRFPRLTLAVEPEDVPPGPTFIGNDIAALPVFLRHR, from the coding sequence GTGATCCACTTCAGCGCAGTCCCCACCGAGACGATCGAGAGTACGGGCGGCCGGTGCATGTACGCACAGGTCGAGCGCCTGCGAGCGTCGGGTCCGGCCGTCGCCGTGCAACTGCCCGAAGGGGTCGGAGCGTGGTCGGTGTCCCGAGGAGATGTCGTCCGCAGGCTCCTGACGCACCCCGGCGTCTCGCGGGACCTGAAGAAGACGGTGCCGAGCTACCAGCCGGGTTCCGTCCCCTGGCTGTCCCCGTGGGTGGACCTGGACTCCATGGCCACGACGGACGGCCGTGAACACACGCGGCTCCGCAAGCTGATCACCCCGGCGTTCAGCCCTCGCCGGGTGGAGATGCTGCGGCCGCACATCGAGGCCGATGTCGCCATGCTGCTCGACGCGTTGGCCGCGCACCCCGGCGACGAGCCTGTCGACCTGCATCAGGAGTTCTCCTACTGCGTGCCGACCCAGGTGATCTGTGACCTGTTCGGCATTCCGGACGACCAACGGCCTGAGGTGCTGCGGGTGTTCCGCGCCGTGGCCAGGACTGACTTGACCGAAGAGGAGTCGATCGCCCTCTATCACGACCTCGAAGCGGCGATGCACCTCCTGATCGGCACCAAGCGGCGTACGCCGGGAGAGGACCTGACGAGTTTCCTGATCAACGCGCGCGAGGAAGGCGAGGAGTCGCTCGACGAGCACGAACTCGTGTCAACGTTGCTTCTGATGATCGGCGGCGGCAGCCAGACGACCATCAACCTCCTCGACCACACCATCCGCGAACTTCTCGTCCGCCCCGACCAGCTCGCCCTGTTGAAGGCCGACCCGGCCCGATGGGACGACGCGATCGAGGAGTCGCTGCGCGTGCACTGCCCGGTGATGCACCTGCCCATGCGCTGGGCCGCGGAGGACATAGACCTCGGCGAAGGGGTCGTCATCCGCGCCGGGGACGCCATCCTCATCTGCTACGGAGCCCACGGCCGGGACCCCCAGGTCCACGACGATCCCGCCACCTTCGACATCGACCGCGAGGACAAGGAGCACCTCGCCTTCGGACTCGGCCCTCACTTCTGCCCCGGCTCGCGTCTCGCCCGCCTCGAGGCCCGTATCGCGCTGCCCGCGCTGTTCGACCGTTTCCCGCGCCTGACCCTCGCCGTCGAGCCCGAGGACGTGCCCCCGGGACCCACCTTCATCGGCAACGACATCGCGGCCCTGCCCGTCTTCCTGCGGCACAGGTGA
- a CDS encoding thiaminase II/PqqC family protein, with the protein MTDVVAAARQQIAGQAGPNGFVDALEHGRVPKERLGWLAGELHHLVSSDRRSFALLASRFPSAPAGDLYLAMAEGEAQALRLLMEFAAALNLEERDVRAYEPQPLAQAYPAYLTQSALYGASSDVALALLANVRESGATYTRVAEALASQYGFEERALGHFLFFADTPQTLLDQATATLEEGLAGGDDPAAAVRCARTVHALEEAFWSCLARGLDDG; encoded by the coding sequence GTGACGGATGTCGTCGCGGCGGCGCGGCAGCAGATTGCGGGGCAGGCCGGGCCTAACGGTTTCGTCGACGCGTTGGAGCACGGCCGGGTGCCCAAGGAACGGCTGGGGTGGCTCGCCGGGGAACTGCACCATCTCGTCAGCAGCGATCGCCGCAGTTTCGCGCTGCTCGCCTCCCGCTTTCCCTCCGCTCCGGCCGGAGACCTGTACCTGGCCATGGCCGAAGGCGAGGCCCAGGCGCTGAGGCTGCTCATGGAGTTCGCCGCGGCGCTCAACCTGGAGGAGCGGGACGTCCGAGCTTACGAACCGCAGCCGCTCGCGCAGGCGTATCCGGCCTATCTGACGCAGTCCGCGCTGTACGGCGCGTCCAGCGACGTCGCGCTCGCCCTCTTGGCGAACGTGAGGGAGTCCGGCGCGACGTACACCCGCGTGGCCGAGGCGCTTGCGTCCCAGTACGGGTTCGAGGAGAGGGCGCTCGGGCATTTCCTGTTCTTCGCCGACACTCCGCAGACGCTGCTGGACCAGGCGACGGCAACGCTGGAGGAGGGGCTGGCCGGCGGGGACGATCCGGCCGCCGCCGTGCGCTGCGCGCGGACGGTGCATGCCCTCGAAGAAGCGTTCTGGAGCTGCCTGGCCCGCGGCCTCGACGACGGCTGA